The following is a genomic window from Schistocerca cancellata isolate TAMUIC-IGC-003103 chromosome 8, iqSchCanc2.1, whole genome shotgun sequence.
ACATTAAAGCTAATGGAAATTATTCAGAGACTGCAATACTTACCAACAACATCATCAGTGGTACCTATATCATCATCACAGAAAGTATCTCTAGGAGTGACTAATGCAGAATCAGATACAGTAGCAGAAAATGCAGCAGAAGTGCCTAAAGAAGCAATACTAACAGAAGTAGAATCAACAGCAGCGTCAGAAGAACCacactcagtaacagcagaagtAACTCCTCCAGCATTAGAACCAGCTCCTACAGCAGTAACACCATCTCCCTCACCAGCAGTAGCAGCACAAACTACTTCACCAGCAATAGCAGAAGAAAcaccatcagcaacagcagaagcaacTCCTCCAGCAGTAGAACCAGTTCCTATAGCAGCAGCACCATCTCCCACACCAGCAGTAGCAGAACCAACTCCTTTACCAGTAATAACAGAAACAACTCCTCCACCAGCAGCAACTAAACCTACTTCACCAACAGCAGAAACATTACCAGCTCCTCCTCCATCACCTTCAAGAGTAGCGGAAAAGAATAGACCAGTCACAGTAAGTAAAGTATCATCTTTGTCTCATGATGAAGTGATACCAAATGATTTGGGAAAACATGTTCCTATAAAACTTGTGGACAGTAAAGTGAAACAAACTTCCAACCGTGTTTCAAACAGACCCAAAAAATTACcaaagagaaatgaagattttttatgGTTTATCCCAAGGAAGTCCAACCGCCACCTAACATAGATTCCAGGGCTGAAAAAACAATTAAATGTTCTCCATTGCCCCATAATACTGTACTCCTCCCCTCCTGTGACAGTAACTGTATCTTATTTCTGCACTTAAATGTCAGGTCTCTGAAAAATAAAGCTGATGAGCTTGGTATACTATTCAAAAGTAACAAGAGAATGATTTTATGTATAAATGAACATTGGTTAAAGGAAGAGGATATAAAACTGTATGTACCATCAGGCTTCAGATTAGCTACATACTTCTGCAGACCCAGTGAATCCTATGGGGGTTCATCCATATATATTAGCAATGATCTAgacctaaagttttctgttcttgaaGTTAGTGACCTATGCATTAAAGGTGTTTTTGAAGCAGCTGCTTTTATTATACCTAGTATACAGCTCATAACTGTGTCTttatatcacactcctgaaagtaatgtagaacaatttatagaacgtttagaaaaacttgtgatcagtgtacaaaaatatactaaatacaaaattttaatctttggggatctaaacatagacattaggaaaatgacagccagaaatgttaatttagtaaacatgttaagatcctataatctcttttgtgctaATGAAAGTCCTACAAGGCACTCCTCCTGTCTTGACAATCTAATaacaaatgtatacaaatgtgATTTTGAGCTAGGCTTATTTAATGTCGATTACCTGTCAGACCATAGAGGTATATGGGTGAAACTAATTGCTATAAAACCAAAAGAAGACGAGGAACAAACTCAGTGTGTCAGACTATCTACAGATACAAATATTAGCAAGTATAGAGAAGAACTTAAGTCTATAGATTGGAATACTGTTATACATTCCTCCAGAAATGTTGATGAAgccttcagcacattcctcaaaatcatttctgaaatcttccacacatgctgtccactggttaaaaaacaaaaaaacaaaaaagttaggaaacctagccactcaactttacagaagtggttttcaccccaattacaaaaactgagactattggtaattacttgtcacgataaggtcaaaaagggagcagtagataaagaaacttacaaaaacctgaaaagaaaatatagatctgaaattaaaatagccaagtgtaaggcaaatggtgatttcattaaaaaatcacacaataaatgtaaggctgcatggaaagtaataaaagcagagctaggtatggatataaactacaaagacaacacaaatgctgctaacgtcactgctgatgatttcaatcacttttttgtcAACTCTGCCAATCTCAGCCTTCCAACCCACAGCAACCAGAATTCCAATTCAACACACACACCTATTTCTCACCCcatatctggcagaaattttcaacaaaacattacaaacatagtgtCAGCTTTTAAATGGAGAGAAGTACAAGTAACTGATATAATTAAAGCAACCTCTAAATTAGGATACTCTAGATCTGAAGATGTGTATGGTCTGTCAAactatgtaattaaaaaagttGTAGATCTCATAACATACCCTCTTTGCATACTGATAAACTGGATGCTCTCGAGTGGACACTTTCCAGAATGTCTCAAAAAAACAGTTGTCATACCATTATACAAAAAGGGTGACaagtcctgtatcaataattatagaccaatttcacttgtgcctattctctcaaaaataatagaacattgcataatgcagcaaatatgcatacacctatcagacaataatatattaaatgattctcagtatggattcaggtcaaacttatcaacagtcaaagcagttgaaaaccttatctcttttgtactaagtgcatttgagtcagaattatctgctgaagccattctaattgacttgagtaaggctttcgactcagttaaccacaaattattattagataaactgtgttgctatggaatcaaacacttggaactctcactaattgaatcatacctcagcaatagaaaacaaatagtaaagcataatgaccaacagtcacagactttaagtataaaacgaggtgttcctcagggctcagtgcttggccctctactatttatattgtttataaatgactttccgaacaacttaccctgtaaatctatcctctatgctgatgacacaacattagctaattctggaaaggatataaacatattgaaggaggaaagtgaagagtgtctcaaaatatctaatatttggtttaaagctaatgacttatctatgaaccatgaaaagactgtcaagataatcttcagtttatcaaacagtaacatggagttatcatctgttaaactactaggaatacacattgactcaaaattaacttgggACACACATACAGATTATGTATGTCGAAAGCTATCACGAGTTATTTACCTACTAGCCAAACTACACACATGTGTTACACAAGATTTATTGCTTCAGTCATACTATGCCTTCTTTCATTGCCACCTAcaatatggcattcttttatggggtaactctccaggagccaaaaaaattttcacttggcagaagaaagcaattagacgTTTGCACGGAATCACTGACAACAAGACCTCATGTAGACCTTATTttagagacttaaaaattctcacagtcccatctctttacatatattgttgcctattaaacataaaagaaaacttaaaccactacactataaggaaatcagttcatcaacacaatactcgacaaacaaatatgattgatatacccacaaccaggcttaagaaaacccaatctagctatgaatacataggcataaaattattcaacactttacccgtacaggctcaattggttccaatggatattttcaaaactaaaaccaaagtgtggatgaagaaaaatactttctacagtgtagaagaatttcagaatagttgtaaagatgatctaatttattgataaactaaggcttactgttatgtatagttatggatgtagaggcacctagctataagctaatagggtacaacgctatcttttttttctccatgtaatatttttgttgtatgaaacataatgtacaaatagctataaTACTTCTGATAATAttgattgcatgttaatgctgataaattatggcttactgttatgtatggatctaggtgttgaggctgttgtaagctaatagtttacaacattgctatatttttactatgtaatattttggtatgtaaaacacaatgtacaaatagctgtaactcttctgacgacatcgattgcacgttagtgctgaaagatggataaaaaaaaaaaagaatacatttaacaggctggctttgctgcaacaagtttttaagatccttatcatgtagcaggttttgcttagttttctttgcaaatagtCAATGTGTACCTCCCaatttgtgttgttctggagccagagtcccagaaattttgcactgtcaacactttcaagaactctgtccctaagttctatttgtatgtttgggtggtgtcttccttttacattatagaagttcAATGCTACTGCCTTTTCTGTGTTTATAATTAgcttgaaattacaattaaatgaacacccttagctgcttacaggtgttgacatgcatcaacggggacagatgaaaatgtgtgccccgacggggactcaaacccggaatctcttgcttacatggcagatgctctatccatctgagccaccgaggacacagaggatagtgcaactgcagggatttgtctctggcatgcctcccacgaaagaacagataccatcttagaatatatatatgtatatagttaaggctctctggccacttgaccatcttcttcttctgtgcgaatgcacaaacagtgcccgaactcttagggaatcggcaacgcgccgcgagtaatgagtataatgggcaggagcactacgaatgtagtgcggtacaatatgttgagaatgtgggttccgcgggaggcatgccagagagaaatccctgcagtcgcactatcctctgtgtcctcggtggctcagatggatagagcgtctgccatgtaagcaggagattccgggttcgagtcccggtcggggcacacattttcatctgccccgttgatgtatgtcaacatctgtaagcagctaagggtgttcatctctttgtaatttcattctaatgagctgcttggtcaccaatggtatctgttcttttggacatgtccgaaagaacagataccatcttagtatatatatataattagctTGTTACAGCTGatccactgttctacactgtttattgtttgGATATtggagtcttttagtttttcttctgttttaccactaataagcAAGCTTGTATCGTCTGCAAATTGGAAGGTAGTTTGGCAAtgcttgttgtacataagatcattgacatagaggagaaacagcaTGGATCCTAAcactgatccttgagggacgccatatttcacatttttcttatcctgaatagtagtagctgattttgttatggtcagtatattgcacttcaaccacctgtttgtgACCACATAGATATGtcctgagccactcattggatatacaaatcaagacatatgcccgtcacaaactcacttgcatccagtttagtatagatttcattaagaaattcaaatattgcactttcagttgaatagcctttcctgaagccatgctgtgagggagagagaattttatttttatttagaaaaaTCAGACAAtatcataaaaaaaaatttctaaaatttttgaaaatgcaggcagtagggctattggtctataatttgaaacacattctgtatttccttttttgagcagttgtttcagttttgctgtttttaagcatgaagggaaggttcctgatgccagtgagctgttgcacaagtgtgtcaagggttcagctaaggcaagacagcattttttaataattgcatctggtattccatcaattccacatgagtaccctgtttttaaggtttttataactgataaaatttcttcagtatttgtgggtgaaaggaacaatgatgtagacacatttctcatgctattggatgatggaggtgatactttgttgtgttcttccagtccatTCATCAACTGTTCACTTACGtttgcaaaatatttattgaaggtccctgcaatttttgttgggcaagaaatcatttgtccttcatacataagtttatattttttcacTTGTTCGTTTTTTTTATAACTTCtcatatagctttagatttgttttttgaattttcaatgtatttgtcatttgccattgttttagctttccttacaatatttttgaggatcctcttgtaattcttcaggtacaaatgaaattcatgaggcatgttctgtgtctttgctatattgtgtaatgttcttttctctgcacaagagattccaaagtatgacatgaagatttctgtgaatttttcaaactttatgttagtattttcacaagtatacacttcataACAGGTTTCTTCAATTAGTCTCTGTATAAAAtagtttatttgtttgttagtaaattttcttgtttcttttacaaatccctctttctcagttgtttcacttggggtgtgtaaagcaataaactgtgcatagtgatcactgaagccagtattaagattcccggcacagaaattgtgatttacatatgtgtttattaatatctgatcaattgttgagctagttgttggtgtaactcttgtagaagaatctatggtggcttttatgttgTATGTTTCCAGTAGGGCCATTAAGCTTTActggtcttttgagatttcttgaaaatcaatattaaaatctccacatatgatcactgttttgttgaagtttttttatagtatttaaagctgcttctagttgatgacagaaatcatttaagttcccatcagggctcctatatGCACAGATGATTATTAAGTTTAATGCAGAGAGTTCAAGTGCAGATACTTCAAAAACTCTCTCTTCAGCTAATGGTTCAATGGGTTTTGtgttacaataatcaatgccacttttaacaaatatacatgaccctccatgactggatgtaattctagagaatgatgatgaaagattgaagtctgcaagttttgtgactgacattgcagccagtgttcagttatacacattacagaagcGTTATTTAGCccatcagtacataaaatttcaacttcacttaatttgtttagcaatgattggacattttgatgaatcagcatgaaattaaaggatttgttaggctttggcatattgttagactttggcataataataataataataataataataataatgtttatttgtccatgttaactttacagtcttggacatcgtcattttttgtacaattatatcaaaatcatgtcattccaagaatgaatATATACATCAAGTAGCACATTATATATCATTACATGCAATAATGTTATAAACACATTAGCACATTATATATCACTCCATACATATAATGATTATATACATCAATTAGCCAATTATAACAATACCACCACTAATACCCTGCAGTATGTAAAAGAATAAACTAACAGTACTGCAGCTCAAAATTCTTTTAATGAGTATAAACATCTTTCTACTAAGAAATTTTTCAACTTGCCCTTGAAAAGATTGCCTTGGAGTTGCTTTATATTTTTTGGCAACTTATTATAGAATTGTCTCCCAGTTACATATGGACTGTGGTATGTAGCTTTCTTGTCAGTCTGTATCCTATGATAGCcacttttggctcgagtattgTAATTACAGTCGAGCCAAAAGTGGCTATCATAGGATCCAGACTAACAAGAAAGCTACATACCACAGTCCATATGTAACTGGGAGACAATTCTATAATAAGTTTGGCTCGAGTATTGTAATTATCTCCTCAGgcagtcacacctagtgatacgtggctggcgaccgcGGGGCcctgagctgagtcctggcattgcttccacttacttatgccaggctcctcacttttatctttcctatctggccaccctcagccagctcttgttcttttccgaccctgacgctattaggtttcgagggctaggggtctttcattgtccaacctatacttctcatgcagcgtctgacccagaGCGGGTGGCTGCAAAAGGCATCTGTATCCCATGTTAAGGGTGGCCTCCAGAACTGTGGAAGGCAATGGagtaccaccgcagattatcttccctgcataatgcagtctccatttaatgcacaaaaaatggcttcctctcatgttaaatcagtgtccggaggtaaaatagtcccccattcggatctccgggggggggggggggggggacaacttgaaaggaggcaaaaaatcaaaacgagaattggtacctggaatgtcagaactctgctacaagcaggaaaactagaaaaccttaaaagagaggtggaaaagaatcatatggacctcgtaggagttgctgaggtaagatggaatggacatggagagtttcagtcagatgaatatgtattctactactcaggaggagaagtaaaaggaattaatggagtaggaatgattatgacaaaggaattggctaaatgtgtggaatatgtagactatgcaaatgaccgggttattggtgtaaggctgaaaggagcacaaaaagatttactgattgtccaggtgtatatgccaacttcagaacatgatgaccaaattgtagaggaaacatacaatgtaatagagagaataatggacgaaaataaaaaatgctgcaaaatagtgatgggagactggaacgccattgtgggagaagggaaagagggaaacatagtagacagtcatggtcttggaaagagaaatgacagaggtaaatggttaattgacttctgcagggaaaggcagctgatagcggcaaacacatggttcaagaaccataagaggaggctctacacttggaaatcaccaggggataaatacagaaaccaaatcgattttatactggtagaagaaagatacaggaatggaatcaagaaggtgcacacattaccaggtgcagatattaatagtgaccataacttacttatggcagaaatagaaataagaatgaaaaaactgaaaaaggcgacaatggtgaagaagtgggatctagagaagataaggtccaacaaagaacaaattacagaaatgctgtctcgggactttctaaacacattacgagacaaagaagcacctgataatgccaacgagtactggaatatgctgaaagaaggaatcattaaagcaagacagcaaaatataggatatgtaaaagggaaaaggtaaaaaaaaaaaaaaaaccatgggtcacacaagaaatgatttccaagatggacgagagaagaaaattgaaaaacaagaacactgaagatgcaagaaagatataccgaaggttaaataacgaactgcgaagagaaacagagcaggctaggaaaaatgggtaaaagaggaatgtgatgaaattgaagaactggacaggaagggaagatacgacttactatacaacagagtaaagactatgacatgggaacaaaacagagcaggaagcgctactatggaaattttgagtaaagacgaagaggcagtgtacaaagatcgtgatgatgtcctccagagatgggaagaatatctaaaagacctatatgacacaaatagcaaaccagaaactctggaacttgaatcacacaacagtgtaagtgatgaagagaaagaactgaccatcataatggaagaagtaaagtctgccattgctgcaatgaaaaatggcaaagcagcaggtacagatacaataccgggagaaatactaaaatgcttgaaccacaatggaataagagaaatattgaggttatgtactaaaatatatgacagtggtgaatggcctgaggactttttgacaacagtaatgattccattaccgaaaaaacaaggaaccaagaaatgcagtgagcacaggacaatcagcctcatttcacatgcagccaaagtgatgttaagaataattaataaaagacttgaaaaagtaatagaggagaatctcgtcgaggagcagtttggctttagatggaatacgggcaccagagatgcaatagggctcctacgaatcttgggagaaaggtttattgaaaaaggaagagacctatatatgtgcttcatcgatttagaaaaggcatttgacaatgtggtttgggacaagctggcgactattatgagggaaaagagagtggactggaaaaccagaagacttataaactcactataccttaatcaaaaagtttcagttaaagtgagaggagaaagtacaaactggatcagaccagggaaaggagtaagacaaggatgctgtttatcacctactcttttcaacctgtacttggaaaatatgattgaccaatgctcattagatgacaaaggagtagaaattggaggaagaagagtagggtgcttgagatttgctgatgacatggtccttctagccacaggggaaaaagaattacaggatttggtggacaccattgcaactaacggaaaaaaatatggaatgaaaattaacacaaataaaacaaaagtattggcaataggaggaaataaggaaataaaaattgtgctgaatggagaaacactagaacaggtgcaaaattttaagtatcttggaagcaggatagacaccgactggaagtgcaccacagaaattaaaacaaggatagcaatggcaaaagaggcgttttataagaaaaggagaatcttctgcagcggtctggacagagaactcagaaagagactcataaaatgtcttgtatggagtgttcttctatatggcgctgaaacatggactatgaggaaaaaagacagagaaaggctggaggcttttgagatctggacatggcagaagatggaaagaataagttggatggacagagaaaaaaatgaagaggtactgagaagagtgggagagaaaatgcagttactagatgtaataaagagtagaaaaagaaattggattgggcatatattaagaaagaatgacggactgataaaaacagttttagaaggttatgtagaagagaaaatgaagcgaggaaggaagagattccagatactggatgacatgatgggcggtacaacatacagcagccttaagaaggaagcaatggatcgcagaaaatggagaggcaaaggacctgctaatatagcagataactgatgatgatgatgatga
Proteins encoded in this region:
- the LOC126095665 gene encoding calphotin-like produces the protein MEIIQRLQYLPTTSSVVPISSSQKVSLGVTNAESDTVAENAAEVPKEAILTEVESTAASEEPHSVTAEVTPPALEPAPTAVTPSPSPAVAAQTTSPAIAEETPSATAEATPPAVEPVPIAAAPSPTPAVAEPTPLPVITETTPPPAATKPTSPTAETLPAPPPSPSRVAEKNRPVTVSKVSSLSHDEVIPNDLGKHVPIKLVDSKVKQTSNRVSNRPKKLPKRNEDFLWFIPRKSNRHLT